In a genomic window of Aggregatimonas sangjinii:
- a CDS encoding vWA domain-containing protein, with translation MQAVTKTFKERLIDFTMYCRERQFVLGPQETHDAFEVAARGWALDRKLFQYSLKSIYCKRKEHADRFDEMFDRFWSRYYEEKLEQRKKQIKQLKKEKETATVIFLGTEFKVPKKQVKEEEAKEMVGANESIRLRMTDFSKVNVTDKEKLEELAEELFHQMSMRFKRRLENANKGSIDIRNTIRHGIAKGGLLLDLSYKRKRKEKRKVVFILDVSGSMDTYSYYLLRYVMVLKKYFKSLEFFTFSTELTHVTPMLRQNNEQEILRQIGKNVHSWSSGTKIGESLSEFLSVYGSKFLSQKHIVVILSDGLETGNVTVLKEAVRTIRRKCKTLVWLNPLKGMKGYQPVQKGIVNVMPHLDAFESAHNLDSLLKLEKLLMDV, from the coding sequence GTGCAAGCCGTCACCAAAACTTTCAAAGAACGCCTGATAGATTTTACTATGTATTGTCGTGAGCGGCAGTTTGTCTTGGGTCCTCAAGAAACGCATGATGCTTTTGAGGTTGCCGCGCGCGGTTGGGCATTGGACCGTAAACTGTTTCAATATAGTTTAAAATCAATTTATTGCAAGCGCAAGGAACATGCTGATCGTTTTGATGAAATGTTCGATCGTTTTTGGAGTCGCTACTACGAAGAGAAATTGGAGCAGCGCAAGAAACAGATCAAACAACTGAAGAAAGAAAAGGAGACGGCCACGGTTATTTTTTTGGGAACGGAGTTCAAAGTACCTAAAAAACAGGTGAAAGAGGAGGAGGCCAAAGAGATGGTCGGGGCCAATGAAAGCATACGCCTTCGAATGACCGATTTCTCAAAGGTAAATGTTACCGATAAAGAGAAATTGGAAGAACTGGCCGAAGAACTCTTTCATCAAATGAGTATGCGTTTTAAGCGACGGTTGGAAAACGCGAACAAGGGCAGTATCGATATTCGGAATACGATTCGACACGGCATCGCAAAAGGTGGGTTGTTATTGGACCTCTCTTATAAACGCAAACGCAAGGAAAAGCGTAAGGTGGTCTTTATTCTGGATGTGAGCGGGTCTATGGATACCTATAGTTATTACCTCCTGCGCTATGTGATGGTGTTAAAGAAATATTTTAAAAGTCTGGAGTTCTTTACCTTTAGTACGGAGTTGACACACGTTACGCCAATGCTCCGCCAAAACAATGAGCAAGAAATTCTAAGACAGATCGGGAAGAACGTACATTCATGGTCAAGTGGCACGAAAATAGGGGAATCGCTATCGGAATTTCTCTCCGTTTATGGAAGCAAATTTTTAAGTCAGAAACATATCGTAGTTATTTTGAGTGACGGACTGGAAACAGGAAACGTTACGGTTTTAAAGGAAGCCGTTCGTACGATACGCCGAAAATGCAAAACCTTGGTATGGCTGAATCCCTTAAAGGGGATGAAAGGCTACCAGCCCGTTCAGAAAGGAATTGTAAATGTGATGCCGCATCTAGATGCCTTCGAATCGGCACACAACCTGGATAGTTTATTAAAATTGGAAAAATTGTTAATGGATGTTTAA
- a CDS encoding AAA family ATPase codes for MNKEIETLIQDFYEHDYILNEELATSVFLLKNLEKPLLLEGNPGVGKTMLAKTLAEHLGTDLIRLQCYEGLDVSTTIYEWNYQKQLLHIKLFEQETDKLALQNQIFGMDYVLQRPLLQSISADKPVVLLIDEIDRADEEFEAYLLELLSDFQISIPELGTISAKSKPLVILTSNRTRELSDALRRRCLYHWVDFPSKAGEIDIIAKKLPNIDEELATQVVTFIHNLRKSSLHKPPGIAESLDWAKTLLLMNQTNITDEIVKTTIGSVLKHKDDVEFVRNKSVQEFLYPIG; via the coding sequence TTGAATAAAGAAATCGAAACGCTTATACAGGATTTTTATGAGCATGATTATATCTTGAACGAAGAACTGGCGACTTCCGTTTTTTTATTGAAAAATTTGGAAAAGCCTTTATTGTTGGAGGGGAATCCAGGGGTGGGTAAGACCATGTTGGCCAAAACCTTGGCGGAACATTTGGGTACGGACCTTATTAGATTGCAGTGTTATGAAGGACTCGATGTAAGTACGACCATCTACGAATGGAACTACCAAAAACAACTCCTTCATATCAAACTCTTTGAACAGGAGACCGATAAACTGGCCCTGCAAAACCAAATTTTCGGAATGGACTACGTATTGCAACGCCCCTTGTTGCAATCGATAAGTGCTGACAAACCCGTGGTTTTGCTCATCGATGAAATCGATCGTGCCGATGAGGAGTTTGAGGCCTATTTGTTAGAACTGTTGTCCGACTTTCAAATCAGTATTCCCGAATTAGGAACCATCTCGGCGAAATCAAAGCCCTTGGTCATTTTAACCTCCAATCGAACACGTGAATTGAGCGATGCGCTACGTCGACGGTGCTTATACCATTGGGTAGACTTCCCGTCCAAAGCTGGTGAGATTGATATTATTGCAAAAAAACTCCCGAATATCGATGAGGAATTGGCGACACAGGTCGTTACCTTTATTCACAACTTGCGCAAGTCCAGCTTGCATAAGCCACCCGGTATCGCAGAATCCTTGGACTGGGCAAAAACTTTGTTGCTCATGAATCAAACGAATATCACTGATGAGATTGTAAAAACGACTATAGGTAGCGTGCTCAAACATAAAGATGACGTGGAATTTGTACGTAACAAATCCGTACAGGAGTTTCTGTATCCCATAGGATGA
- a CDS encoding CoxG family protein, whose amino-acid sequence MKTQLDKSFEVPQGTDLVWEHLIDPEKIMDCVPGVSVDEKVGENHYKGKVGMKFGPMGVKYDADIFYKEIDKENRKIILTGDGVDSKGNGNAEMMMTINLTERDEGGVKLDAIMDVTVNGKIAQFGSRLITTVSNQLFKQFVSNFSKKLAAAEEAAV is encoded by the coding sequence ATGAAAACACAATTGGATAAATCATTCGAAGTGCCCCAAGGCACTGATTTGGTATGGGAACATTTAATCGATCCTGAAAAAATCATGGATTGCGTACCGGGAGTATCGGTCGATGAGAAAGTGGGGGAGAACCACTACAAAGGAAAGGTTGGTATGAAATTCGGCCCCATGGGTGTGAAGTACGATGCCGATATTTTCTATAAGGAAATTGATAAGGAAAATCGAAAAATCATTCTTACTGGGGACGGTGTAGATTCCAAAGGGAATGGGAATGCAGAAATGATGATGACGATCAACCTAACCGAGCGCGATGAAGGTGGCGTAAAGTTGGATGCTATTATGGATGTTACCGTTAATGGAAAAATCGCGCAGTTCGGGTCGCGCTTGATTACTACGGTATCGAATCAACTGTTCAAGCAGTTTGTTTCCAATTTTTCGAAAAAATTAGCTGCGGCCGAAGAGGCTGCGGTTTAA